TCGCGCTGGACGGTGCGGCGCAGCGGCCGGGCACCCAGCACGGGGTCGAAGCCCTTCTCGGCCAGGAGGTCCTTGGCGTTCTGGGTGAGCTCGAGCTGCATGTCGCGGTCGCGCAGGCGGACCTCCACGGCGGCGATCATGTTGTCGACCATGTGGATGATCTGCTCCTTGCTCAGCGGCGGGAACACGATCGTCTCGTCCACACGGTTGAGGAACTCGGGGCGGAAGTGCTGCTTGAGCTCCTCGGTGACCTTGCCCTTCATCCGCTCGTAGGAGCCGGCCGCGTCGCCGCCCTGGTTGAAGCCCAGGTGCACCGACTTGGCGATGTCGCGCGTGCCGAGGTTGGTGGTCATGATGATGACGGTGTTCTTGAAGTCGACCACCCGGCCCTGGGAGTCGGTCAGGCGACCCTCCTCCAGGATCTGCAGCAGGCTGTTGAAGATGTCGGGGTGGGCCTTCTCGACCTCGTCGAAGAGCACCACGGAGAACGGCTTGCGGCGCACCTTCTCGGTGAGCTGGCCGCCCTCCTCGTAGCCGACGTAGCCCGGGGGCGAGCCGAAGAGCCGCGAGACGGTGTGCTTCTCGCCGAACTCGCTCATGTCGAGCTGGATCAGCGCGTCCTCGTCGCCGAAGAGGAACTCCGCGAGCGTCTTGGACAGCCAGGTCTTACCGACACCGGAGGGGCCGGCGAAGATGAAGGAGCCACCGGGACGCTTGGGGTCCTTCAGGCCGGCACGGGTACGCCGGATGGCGCGGGAGAGCGCCTTGACGGCCTCGTCCTGGCCGATGACGCGCTTGTGGAGCTCGTCCTCCATCTTGAGCAGACGGGTGGACTCCTCCTCCGACAGCTTCACGATCGGGATGCCGGTCGCCACGGCGAGCACCTCGGCGATCAGCTCCTCGTCGACCTCGGCGACCTCGTCCATGTCGCCGGAGCGCCACTGCTTCTCGCGCTCGGACTTCTTCAGGATCAGCTGCTTCTCCTCGTCGCGCAGACGGGCAGCGGCCTCGAAGTCCTGGCCGTCGATCGCGGCCTCCTTGCGCTGACGGACCTCGTCGATCTTGTCGTCGAACTCGCGCAGGTCCGCCGGCGCGGTCATCCGCCGGATCCGCAGCCGCGAGCCGGCCTCGTCGATGAGGTCGATGGCCTTGTCGGGCAGGAAGCGGTCGGAGATGTAGCGGTCGGCCAGCGTCGCCGCGGAGACCAGCGCCTCGTCGGTGATGGTGACGCGGTGGTGTGCCTCGTAGCGGTCGCGGATGCCCTTGAGCATCTCGATCGTGTCGGCGATCGACGGCTCGGGGACCTGGATCGGCTGGAAGCGGCGCTCGAGCGCGGCGTCCTTCTCGAGGTACTTGCGGTACTCGTCGAGGGTGGTCGCACCGATCGTCTGCAGCTCGCCGCGGGCCAGCATCGGCTTGAGGATGCTGGCGGCGTCGATGGCGCCCTCGGCCGCACCGGCCCCGACGAGGGTGTGGATCTCGTCGATGAACAGCACGATGTCGCCGCGGGTGCGGATCTCCTTGAGCACCTTCTTCAGGCGCTCCTCGAAGTCACCGCGGTAGCGCGAGCCGGCGACCAGCGCACCCAGGTCGAGGGTGTAGATCTGCTTGTCCTTCAGCGTCTCGGGCACGTTGCCCTTGACGATGTCCTGGGCCAGGCCCTCGACGATCGAGGTCTTGCCGACCCCGGGCTCGCCGATGAGGACCGGGTTGTTCTTCGTGCGCCGCGACAGCACCTGCATGACGCGCTCGATCTGCTGGGCGCGACCGATGATCGGGTCGAGCTTGCCGTCGCGGGCGTCCTGGGTGAGGTTGCGACCGAACTGGTCGAGCACCAGGCTGCTGGAGGGCGACTCGCCGCCGCCGGCGGTCGCGGCCTGCGCGGACTGGCTGGACTCCTTGCCCTGGAAGCCCGAGAGCAGCTGGATGACCTGCTGGCGCACCCGGTTGAGGTCGGCGCCGAGCTTCTGCAGCACCTGGGCGGCCACGCCCTCGCCCTCGCGGATCAGGCCGAGCAGGATATGCTCGGTGCCGATGTAGGAGTGGCCGAGCTGCAGCGCCTCGCGCAGGGACAGCTCGAGCACCTTCTTGGCGCGCGGGGTGAACGGGATGTGCCCGCTGGGCGCCTGCTGGCCCTGGCCGATGATCTCCTCGACCTGGGCGCGGACGGCCTCCAGCGAGATGTCGAGGCTCTCCAGCGCCTTGGCGGCGACACCCTCGCCCTCGTGGATCAGGCCGAGCAGGATGTGCTCGGTCCCGATGTAGTTGTGGGAGAGCATGCGGGCCTCTTCCTGGGCCAGCACGACCACCCGTCGGGCCCGGTCGGTGAACCGCTCGAACATGCGCATCGCTCCTCTGTGCCGGTGTGGGGCTCCGACGTCCCGCCGTCTCCGGAGACGCCAGCCATCACTGGGTCCAACCCCGCCGACAGCCTACGCGTTCCCTGGTCGCCCATCCGTTGCATCCGCTGAGAGCGAACAGAGCCTTCACAGCCGACCCCGCGGCTCGTGTGGGCCAGCGCGGTCCAGGGCCCGCGCTGGGCCGCACGAGGCGGTCCTCAGCGAGCCGAGCCGGGCGTCACGAGCCCGTGCTCGTAGGCCCACACCACGGCCTGGACCCGGTCCCGCAGGCCCAGCTTGCGCAGCACCTCGGCCACGTGGGACTTCACCGTCTCGGTGCTGACGACCAGGTCCTCGGCGATCTCGGCGTTGGCCAGACCGCGCCCCAGCAGCCCGAGCACCTCGCCCTCCCGCCTGGTCAGGCCGTACGCCGCCGGGTCGGTGGCCCGGGTGGCCGGCTGCTCCGCGAAGTCCTCGACCAGCCTCCTGGTCACGCTCGGCCCGAGCAGCATGCCGCCGTCCGCGACCAGGCGGACCGCCTCCACCAGCCGCTCCGCGGGCACGTCCTTGAGCAGGAACCCGCTGGCCCCCGCACGCACGGCCGCGACGACGTACTCGTCGAGGTCGAAGGTGGTCAGCACCAGCACCCGGGTCGCGTGGGCGCGACCGAGGGCCGCCGTCGCCGCGATGCCGTCCATGACCGGCATCCGCACGTCGACGACCGCCACGTCGGGGTCCTCGGCCGCCACGAGCGCGACGAGCTCGGCACCGTCGGCCGCCGTGCCCACCACCTCGATGTCGGGGGCGGCGGCCAGCACCGCGGCGAACCCGGCCCGGACGACCGGTTGGTCGTCTGCCACCACGACACGGAGGGGAGTCTCAGCCACGCAGGTCAGCCTCCACCACGAAGGTGTCGCCCGCGGGGCCGGCACGGAGGCTGCCGCCCAGGGCCTCGACCCGCTCGCGGGCGCCGGTGAGCCCGCGACCCGGGTCGGTCGCCGCCGCCGGGGCCGCGAGCCGGGTGACCACGCGCAGCCACAGACCCGCGTCGGAGCCGCGCACGGTCACCTCGACCGGCCGCCCGGGCGCGTGCCGCCGGGCGTTGGTGAGCGCCTCCTGGAGCACCCGGTAGCCGGCGTACCCGATCGGGGCGGGGACCTGCGCCAGACCGGCCGGGCCCTCGGCCCAGGTCACTGGTTCGCCCGCGGCGACGGCGCGGTCGACGAGATCGGGGAGGTCGGCGGCCGTCGGCTGCGGCGCCAGGGCCGGGTCGTCCTCGCTGCGCCGCAGGACGCCGAGCACCCCGCGCAGCTCGTCGAGGGCGCGGCGCGAGTCCGCGGCGATCTCGGCCAGCACCTCCTTGCCCCCGTCGCCGAGGTCGGTGGTGGTGTACGGCGCGGTCTCGGCGCGCACCGCGATCAGGCTGACGTGGTGGGCGACGACGTCGTGCAGGTCGCGGGCCAGGCGTGCGCGCTCCTCGGTGACCGCGGACTGCTGCTCGACCTCGCCCGCGCGGGCCTCCAGGACCTCCGCCCGGGCCATCCGCTCACCGGCTCGGCGGCCGGCCTCGGCGACCGCGAGGACCAGGAGAGCGAACACGGCGTACGCCGCGAGCATGACCGGCCGGTCGCTGTCGTAGGCGAAGTCGACGTTGATGGTGTCGAAGACCTCCAGCCTCGACACCGGCACGAGGATGACCGGCGCGACCACGCCGACCCCGAGGGCGCCGAGCCCCACCCCCGCGGGACGGGAGCGCTGCCAGGCGACCGCGGCCGCCAGCACCAGCGCGACGTAGACGGTGATCGGCACCCCGGTGGAGCCGTAGAGGCTCAGCAGCACCGGCGCCAGGCCCGCCGCTGCGGCGAGCACGCTCCAGCGCAGCGCCAGGAGCGGCGCGAGGGCGAGGCTCAGCGCCGCGACCGGCAGCAGCAGGTCACCGAGGCGGATGAACTCCTCGCCGTTCTCCAGGAAGGGCCGCCACTCGATCAGCGGGGTCCAGACGACCAGGAGCGCCGCGAAGGCACCGGCGCAGGCCAGGCGCGCCGGGTGTCGGCGGACGTCGGCGAGGAAGGCGGCCGAGGGGGTGGAGGGAGCGGCGCCCGAGACGGTGGTCATGCCAGGAGTCTGCTGACGACGCCGGACGTGCGACACCCTCGCGCGAGGGAACTCCTGCTCCCCCTCGCGAGGGTGTCGTGCGTGAGTGACCGCTCGGCGTCAGTGGGCGGCGTCGAAGGCCTCACGGACGTCGGCGGGGATGCGGCCGCGGTCGGGGACGTCGTGGCCGTTCTCGCGCGCCCACTCACGGACCTCCTTCGGGCTCGGGCCCGAGGTGGAGGCGGCGGACTTGGCGCGGGCGCGGCCGCGGGAGCCGGTGACCTTGCGGGCGTGGCCGACGTAGGTGGCCAGGGCCTCGCGGAGCTTGGTCGCGTTGTCCTCGTTGAGGTCGATCTCGTACGAGGTGCCGTCGAGGGCGAAGGAGACGGTCTCGTCGGCCTCGCCGCCGTCGAGGTCGTCCTCGAGGATGATCTGGACCTTCTGTGCCATGGGCATTCCTTGCTGGTGCGACATCGTTGACGCGAATCACCGGGAAATCCCCGGTGCGCGCTTTCCACTATGCCAGTCGATATCCACTTCTCGCCAATTCCATGCGGTATAGATCGAGGAATCGGCGCACATTCGCGCAGTTTTACCGATATCAGCGGCGCAAACGCGCGGCGCGGTTGATTCAGGAATGCCGGCGATTACGGGCAAAGACCATGCCCAGGCCCTGCAGGGTCAACCACGGCTGGTGATCGGTGAAGCAGCCGCACTCCCCGACGACGAGCGGGGCGAGATATCCGGTGGAGATCACGCGGACCTCCTCGGCGGGTACGCCGAGCTCGCGCACCATCCGCGCGACCAACCCCTCGACCTGGGCGGCCGTGCCGAAGACCATGCCCGACTGCAGCGCCTCGACGGTGTTCTTGGCGACGACCGTGCGCGGCCGGGCCAGCTCGACCTTGCGCAGCTGCGCGCCCCGGCGGCCCAGCGCCTCCAGAGAGATCTCCAGGCCGGGGGCGATGGCGCCGCCGACGTACTCCCCGCGCGGGGAGATCACGTCGTAGGTCGTGGCGGTGCCGCCGAAGTCCACGACGACCGCCGGCCCGCCGAAGATCGCCGCGACCGCGAGCGCGTTGAGGATGCGGTCGGACCCGACCTCGCGCGGGTTGTCCACGAGCACCGGGATGCCGGTGCGCACGCCGGGCTCCACCACCACGTGGGGCACCTCGGCGAAGTGGCCGGCGAGCATGTCGCGCCACTCGTGCAGCACCGCCGGCACCGTCGAGCAGACCGCGATGCCGTCGAGCTCGGCCTGGCGGCGACCGAGCAGGCCGCGCAGCAGCACCGCCCACTCATCAGCCGTGCGCCGCTCGTCGGTGGCGATGCGCCAGTGGTCGCCGACCGTGCCCGGCCCACCGTCGGCACCGGGCTCGAGCAGGCCGAGCACGGTGTGGGCGTTGCCGATGTCGGCGACCAGCAGCGGCATCAGTGCTCCCGGAAGTCCAGACCGAGGTCGAAGACGGTCACGGAGTGGGTGAGCGCACCGACCGACACGAAGTCGACGCCGGTCGCCGCGATCCGCTCGGCGCGCTCCAGGGTGATGCCACCGGAGGCCTCGAGGGTCGCCCGGCCCGCGGCCAGCTCCACGGCTCGGGTGAGCATCGCGTCGTCCATGTTGTCGAGCAGCACCTCGGTGCACCCGGCCTCGATGACCGCAAGGAGCTGGTCGAGGTCGGTCACCTCGACCTCGATCCGCAGCTCGGGGTTGGCGGCACGTACCAGGCGGTAGGCCTCGACGACGCCGCCGGCGGCCACCACGTGGTTGTCCTTGACCATGGCGCGGTCGGCCAGCGAGAAGCGGTGGTTGACCCCGCCGCCGCAGCGGACGGCGTACTTCTGCAGCGCGCGCCAGCCGGGCAGCGTCTTGCGGGTGTCCAGCACCCGGGTGCGCGATCCGGCCAGCGCGTCGACCCACCGCGAGGTGGCGGTGGCGACGCCGGAGAGGTGGGAGGCGAAGTTGAGGGCGGTCCGCTCCCCGGTGAGTACGCCGGAGACGGGCCCCGCCACGGTCAGCACCGTGTCCCCGGGGCCGACCCGGGTGCCGTCCGGGACGCGCTGGAGGGTCTCGACGTCCTCGCCGAGGGCGTAGCGCAGCGCCACCTCGGCGACTGCGAGCCCGGCCACGACGCCGGTCTCCCGGGAGACCACGTCGGCCACCGCGCGACCCATCTCGGGCATCGCCGCGCTGGTGACGTCGGCGGCGCCGTCGGGCAGGTCCTCCTCGAACGCCGAGACGACGTGGCCGTAGACCTCGACCGGGTCGAGGCCGGCCGCGGCGAGCTCGTCCACGAGCGGGCGCGGGAGGCGGGCGTAGGAGAGCCGGGCGATCACGGCAGGACCTCGCTGGACCCGCCGTCGGCACCATCGCTGGACCCGTCGCTGGGGGGCGCGGGGGCGAAGACCACGCTGGTGGCGCCGTCGCGCATCCGCACGTCGAGGTGGCCGGCCCACGTGGCGTCGTCGCGCTCGGGGAAGTCCTCGCGCCAGTGCGACCCCCGGGTCTCCTCGCGGACGGTCGCGGCGTCGGCGACGGCCGAGGCGATGGTGAGCAGGTTGGTGGTCTCCCAGGCGTCGAGGTCGACCAGGTCGGCGGGGGTGGCGGCCAGGTCGTCGAGGTAGTCGGTGACCCCGGCCAGGCCCTCGGCGTTGCGCAGCACCCCGACCCGGGTGGTCATGGCGTCCTGCAGGCCGCGGCGCACCGAGCCGGGGACCAGCCCGTCGGTGCGCTCGTCGGTCGCGGGCTCCGACCAGGGCCGCAGCTCGCCGGGCAGGACCGCGGCGATGCGCCGGGAGAAGACCAGGCCCTCGAGCAGGGAGTTGGAGGCCAACCGGTTGGCGCCGTGCACGCCGGAGCAGGCGACCTCGCCGGTGGCGTAGAGCCCGGGGACGTCGGTGCGCCCCCACAGGTCGGTGCGCACGCCACCGGAGGCGTAGTGGCACGCCGGCGCCACCGGGATCAGCTCGGTCACGGGGTCGACCCCGTGGGAGCGGCAGGTCGCCAGGATGGTCGGGAAGCGGCGCTGCCACTTCTCCTCGCCGAAGTGCCGGGCGTCGAGCCACATGTGCGGCCGGCCGGTCTCCATCATCCGGCGCATGATCGCCTTGGCGACCACGTCGCGCGGCGCGAGGTCGGCGAGCTCGTGCTGGCCCTGCATGAAGCGGTCGCCAGCATCGTCGACGAGGAACGCGCCCTCACCGCGGACGGCCTCGGAGATCAGCGGCTGCTGGCCGACCGAGTCGGCGCCGAGCCACATGACGGTGGGGTGGAACTGCACGAACTCCAGGTCGCGCAGCGTCGCGCCGCCGCGCAGCGCGAGCGCCATCCCGTCGCCGGTGGAGACGACGGGGTTCGTGGTCTGGGAGAAGATCTGGCCCATCCCGCCGCTGGCCAGGACGACCGCGCGGCAGCGGACCATCCCGACCCCGTCTCGCTGTCCCTCGCCCATCACGTGCAGCGTCACGCCCGCGACGCCGCCCTCACCGGCGGGGCCGTCGAGGAGCAGGTCGACGGCCAGGGCACGCTTGATGATCTCGATCTCGGGGGCACGGCCGACGGCCTCGATGAGCGCCCGCTGGATCTCCGCGCCGGTGGCGTCGCCGCCGGCGTGGGCGATGCGGTCGCGGTGGTGGCCGCCCTCGCGGGTCAGGGAGAGCTCGCCGGCCGGGTCGCGGTCGAACTGCGCGCCCAGGGCGATCAGCTCGTGCACGGCCGCCGGACCCTCGGTCACCAGCGCACGGACCGCCTCGGGGTCGCAGGCGCCGGCACCGGCGACGAGGGTGTCGAGCTCGTGCTCGGCAGGGGTGTCCTCCGGGCCGAGCGCCGCGGCGATGCCGCCCTGGGCCCACCGGGTCGAGCCGGCGGCGAGGCGGTCCTTGGTGACGACCAGGACCTTGCCGCCCTCGGGGCCGAGCTCCTCCTTCAGCCGCAGGGCCGCGGTGAGCCCGGCGATGCCGGAGCCGATGACGACGACGTCGGCGGTGACCGACCAGCCGGGGTCGGGTGCGCTCAGCCGGCCGGGCAGGCGGCGCACGGGGGCGTCGAGCACCTCGGGGGTCGCCCCGGGCGTGGGTCGTGGCATCGGGTCAGGCTAGCGGTGCGGCCGAAGCAGTCGTGCGGCGCCGGTCAGCGCCGGGCCGTCACGTCGCCGCGCACCAGACCGTCGCCGTCGAAGGTCTCGGCCGGGTCGAAGCCGGTGGCCATGATCTTGTTGTCGGAGTCGACGAAGACCACGTGCGGCTTGAGCTCCTTGGCCTCCTCGGTGGTCATCTGGGCGTAGCCGATGAGGATCACCAGGTCGCCGGGGTGCACCAGGCGCGCGGCGGCGCCGTTGATGCCGATCACGCCCGAGCCGCGCTCGCCGGCGATCGTGTAGGTCTCCAGGCGGGCACCGTTGTCGATGTCGACGATGTGCACGAGCTCGCCGGCCAGCAGGTCCGCGGCGTCGAGGAGGTCCTCGTCCACGGTCACCGAGCCGACGTAGTGCAGGTCGGCCTGCGTCACGGTCGCGCGGTGGATCTTGCTCTTCATCATGGTCCGGAGCATCAGTCGATCCTTCCGATCGTCAGGGGCAGGTTGTCGATGAGTCGCGTGGTGCCGACCCGGGCGGCGATGAGGATGCGGGCCTCGGTGCCGGGGGCCGGGTCGTCGGGCAGCGGGTCGAGGTCGGGGGTGGTGACCTCCAGGTAGTCCAGGTCGACCCCGTCGGACTCGCGCAGCACCGCACGCGCCTCGTCCAGGGCCGGACCGAGCCCGTAGACGGCGTTCTCGACGGCGGCGTACAGCGTGCGGGACAGCGCGGTGGCCTGGCGGCGCTGGTCCTCGTCGAGGTGCACGTTGCGGCTGGAGAGCGCCAGGCCGTCGGGCTCACGGACGGTCTCGGCGCCGACGACGTCGACACCCATGCAGAGGTCCTCGACCATCCGGCGGATCATCACCAGCTGCTGGTAGTCCTTCTGGCCGAAGACGGCGACGTCGGGGCGGACCAGCCCGAAGAGCTTGGCCACCACGGTGAGCACGCCGCGGTAGTGGCCCTTGCGGCTGCGGCCCTCCAGCACCTTGGCCAGCGGCCCCGGGCGCACCATGACGGCGTCGTCGTCGCCCGTGCCGTGGGGGTACATCTCGGCCACGTCGGGGGCGAAGACCACGTCCACGCCCTCGCGCTCGCAGACCTTGACGTCGGCCTCGAGGGTGCGGGGGTACTGCTCGAGGTCGGCCGCCTCGCCGAACTGTGTCGGGTTCACGAAGATGCTGGCGACCACGGCGCCGTCGCCCACCAGCGAACGAGCCTCGCGCAGCAGCGCGGCGTGCCCGTCGTGCAGGGCGCCCATCGTGGGCACGAAGCCGACCCGGTGGCCCGCGCGGCGGGCGGGCGCCAGCGCGGCGGCGAGCTCGGCGCGGGTCGTGACGACGACCGGGGCGCTCATCGCCCGACCTCGCGGTGCTGGCTCCACTGGTGCACGGGCACCTCCGCGGTGGCCGCGTCCAGCAGCTCGTTGATCTTCAGCGCGCGGATCGGCAGCAGCCGGCCGTCGGTGACGGCACGGCCCAGCGTCGCCCGCGCCATCGCGACGTACGACGCCAGCGACTGCGGCGCGTTGTCGCGCAGGTCCGCGAGGTGCGCCTCGACGGTCCCCGCGTCACCCCGCACGATGGGGCCGGTGAGGGCGGCGTCGCCGTGGGCCAGGGCGTTGTCGAGGGCGGCGTGCAGGAGCGGACGCAGCGTGGCGGCAGGGTCGTCGGCGCCGGCGGCGGCCAGCACCTCCATCGCCTCGGTCACCAGCGTGACCAGGTGGTTGGCGCCGTGGGCCAGCCCCGCGTGGTAGAGCGTGCGCATCTCCTCGGGCACCCACATCGGGCGCCCGCCGAGGTCGGCGACCAGCGCCTCCGCGAAGGGGCGCTCCGCCGCGCCGGCGGTGAGGCCGAACACGCAGCCGCCGAGCCGCTCGAGGTCCACGGCGGTGCCGGTGAAGGTCATCGCCGGGTGCACGGCGGCCACCCGGGCACCGACCGCGGCGGCCGGCTCGAGGACGGCCAGGCCGTGCCGGCCCGAGGTGTGCACGACGTACTGGCCCTCGCGGATCGCGCCCGCCCCCACCAGGGTGGACACGACGTTGCCGAGCATGTCGTCGGGCACCGTGAGGAGCAGCAGCTCGCAGTCGCGGGCCACGGCGGACGGCTTGGCGTTGGGGACGCCGGGCAGCAGCGTCTCGATGCGCTCCAGCGTGGCGTCGGAGTCACCGGCGGCGGCCACGACGTGGTGGCCGGCGGCGCGCAATCGGGCGGCGAGGACGGCCCCGACGCGTCCGGCGCCGACGACGCCCACCCGCAGGGCGGGGTGGACCATGGTCTGAACCTTTCGTTCCAGTCCCTCCGACCACCCGGGGGCCCCGGGCCGGTGTGGGTACCGGACGTTGTGCTCGAACTTGCGGCGTCCACGGTACGCGGCCCGAAACGCCCGTGTAACCCGATCAGGGGTGTGACCTGGCCGACACCGGTGGCTGGGGTGGGGGCGCTGGGTCCGGGGTGGGCTGAGCCTGAGGGCGGGGACGCTCCCGTCCACCCGCACCCCCCGGCGGAGGGGAACCACCCCTTCCGCTCCTTCGTCGCTCCAGGGGGGCCAGGCCCATCCACCCTCCGCCGGGGGGTGCGGCCGGCCGTGCGCGTCCCCGCCGCTGTGGGCTCAGCCCACCTCGAGCGGGCGCGGGGCGCGGGGCAGCCAGGTCTGGGTGACGTGGTCGACGATGTGGACGCCCTCGGGGGCGGTGATCTCGTGGACGCCGGGGGGCAGCTGGCCCTCCTTGAGGGCGTGGAAGACCGCCCACTCGCGGCGCTTGCGACGGTTGCGCCAGGAGGTCGCGAAGGACTCCGGGTCGGTCCAGTGGGCGAACTCGTCACCGTCGAGGTACTTCAGCTCCACGCACAGGCCCTGCGGCAGGCCGATGGAGCGGCACTGCTCGGGGGTGGAGCGGATCTCCCACTCGAAGGCCTTGGTGAACACGAAGTCCGGGCCGACGGGGTAGCCCCACTCCTCGGCGTTGCGCAAGCCCAGGTCGAGATAGCCGTGGGAGTCGGAGTCGAGGTAGAGCCCGTGGCGCGGGACGCGGATGATCGACTGGACGCCGCCGATCTGCCAGGTCAGGTCGGCCAGCGACACCTCGCCCTCGGTGGTGAGGACCATGTCGCCGTCCCACTTCCAGGAGTAGCGGGTCTGCACCAGCGAGAAGCACCAGTTGTAGAAGTAGGACAGCGAGTGCACCGACAGCTCGTGCTGGCCCAGGTGCTCGGCGCCGGCGCGGGCGACCTCGAAGGGGTACGACGCCTGGGTCAGCTTGTCGGCCAGGCCCGCCTTCGCAGCGGTCTCGGCGGCCACCTCGGGGGTGCCGTCGGTGGAGCCGTTGTCGACGACGATCACGTGGTCGGTGGCCCGCAGCAGCGGCGGCAGCACGAACGGCAGCGACGGCGCCTCGTCCTTGACCCGCAGCACCGCGGTGGCCCCGGCCCGCAGGCCGCCGGGGCGGTTCCACGGCCAGGTGATGTCGAAGTCGGTGTGGCCCTCGAGGTTGGTGAGCCCCTGGGGGTTGCGGATCGCGTTCACGGCGCGGCCAGCCCCGCTCAGCGCTCGCGGCCGACGGCCCTGCGCAGCCCGCGGCGCACACCCGGCGGGATGGCGGCGCGCAGGCCGTGCGGGATGCGGTCGGCGACGTACGCCGGGTCCGCGCTGTCGACGGGGGCGTCCGCGCCGCCCTCCTTGCCGGGCTTCTCGCGGCCGCGGCGGGTCTTCTGCTCGGCAGCGACCACCGAGGAGCGCGAGATGGCCTCGGACTCCTCGTAGAGCTCGACGTACCCCTCGCGCAGCTGGTCGAGGGCCTCGTGCACCTCGGGGGTGTCGCCGCCCTCGTCGGCGAGCTTGTTGAGCTCGGTCCAGGTGTCGGCGACCAGCTCGTGGAGGCGCTTGGGGAGACCGAGGTCATCGAGGCTGCCGGAGACGCGGCGCAGGCCGGGGTCGACGAAGCGGTGCGCGTCGCGGATGCGCTCGGACTTGGCGTGCAGGATGTGCTGGAGGCCGAGCTGCTCGCCGGTGTACATGACGGCCTTGGTCCAGTCGTCGAGCAGGTCGCCGTAGCGGATGAAGACCCGGCCGCCGTCGGCGACGGACTCGCGGGTGGCGCGCTCGGTGTGCAGCAGCATGTTGAGCCAGCTGGCGGCCAGGTGGGCCGAGCCGAGCCGGTTGGCGTAGTACTTCTGCTTGGAGCCGACGACCTCGCTGGGCGGCCGCAGCATCGTGGCGAAGACGGGGGTGGCGCCGCAGCGGATGGCAGCCACGCGCCACAGCGAGAGGAACCAGCTCAGCCGCGGGTCCTTCACGACCAGCTCGGGATTGACCGCGAAGTGCCCCTCGAGCCACTCGGCGGTCTTGATCCGCTCGGGCTCGCGGGTGGAGACCCGACCGGTCTCGAACCACGCGTCGGGCCGGCTGTCGCTGACCTGCACGACCGCCTCGCGCAGCAGCCGCGAGTGGTGCTCCACGGCCCAGGCGGGCTCGGCGAAGCCCTTCGGGTTGGTCTCGTCGGGCTCGACCTCGGGCTGCGGCACGTGCAGGCCCATGATCTTCATCAGCCCCGCCATCGTGCTCGTGCCGGAGCGACCGGCTCCGGCGACGAAGAGGACCTTGCGGTCGTACGACATCGGGTCGGGGTCGGCGGGCACGGTGAAGGCGTCAGGCTGGGCACTCACGGGAGGGGACTCTATCCGCCTGAGGGGCTCCGACCAGCACCGCTAGCGTTCTGCCATGAGCTTCTGGCGTCGCGACCGTCCGCTGCTGTCGGTCGTGGTGCCGGCCTACGACGTCGAGGACTACCTCGGCGAGTGCCTCGACAGCCTGCTGGCGCAGACCTACTCCCCCGTCGAGATCGTGGTCGTCGACGACGGCTCGACCGACTCCACCGGCCGGGTCGCCGACTCCTACGCCGCCGCCCACCCCGACCGGATCCGGGTGCTGCACACCGACAACCACGGGCTCGGCGCGGCCCGCAACGCCGGGGTCGAGGTGGCCACGGGCGAGCTGCTGGCCTTCGCCGACAGCGACGACGTCGTGCCCCCGGCGGCGTACGACGTGATGTGGCGCCAGCTGCGCCGCGGTGCGGACTTCGTGACCGGCTCGATCGCGCGGTGGGACGGCGAGCGGCTGGAGGAGCCACGGTGGATGCGGCGGCTGCACCCGCGGCGGATGGCCTTCATCGACCAGCACCCCGAGATCCTGGGCGACGTGTTCGCGTGGAACAAGCTGTTCCGCCGCGAGTTCTGGGACGCAGCGGACCTCTCCTGGCCGGTGGGCGTGCGCTACGAGGACCAGCCGACCACCACGCGCGCCTTCCTCGCCTCGCGTCGTTTCGGCGTGGTGCCCGACGTCGTCTACCACTGGCGGATCCGGGTCGACGGCTCCTCGATCACCCAGCAGCGCTCCAGCCTGGAGGACCTGCGCGACCGGTGGCGCACCAAGCAGATGACGCTCGCCTCGGTCGAGGACTACGGCGACCCGAAGG
This genomic window from Nocardioides marinus contains:
- a CDS encoding Rossmann-like and DUF2520 domain-containing protein; this translates as MVHPALRVGVVGAGRVGAVLAARLRAAGHHVVAAAGDSDATLERIETLLPGVPNAKPSAVARDCELLLLTVPDDMLGNVVSTLVGAGAIREGQYVVHTSGRHGLAVLEPAAAVGARVAAVHPAMTFTGTAVDLERLGGCVFGLTAGAAERPFAEALVADLGGRPMWVPEEMRTLYHAGLAHGANHLVTLVTEAMEVLAAAGADDPAATLRPLLHAALDNALAHGDAALTGPIVRGDAGTVEAHLADLRDNAPQSLASYVAMARATLGRAVTDGRLLPIRALKINELLDAATAEVPVHQWSQHREVGR
- the nadC gene encoding carboxylating nicotinate-nucleotide diphosphorylase, which codes for MIARLSYARLPRPLVDELAAAGLDPVEVYGHVVSAFEEDLPDGAADVTSAAMPEMGRAVADVVSRETGVVAGLAVAEVALRYALGEDVETLQRVPDGTRVGPGDTVLTVAGPVSGVLTGERTALNFASHLSGVATATSRWVDALAGSRTRVLDTRKTLPGWRALQKYAVRCGGGVNHRFSLADRAMVKDNHVVAAGGVVEAYRLVRAANPELRIEVEVTDLDQLLAVIEAGCTEVLLDNMDDAMLTRAVELAAGRATLEASGGITLERAERIAATGVDFVSVGALTHSVTVFDLGLDFREH
- a CDS encoding L-aspartate oxidase, which produces MPRPTPGATPEVLDAPVRRLPGRLSAPDPGWSVTADVVVIGSGIAGLTAALRLKEELGPEGGKVLVVTKDRLAAGSTRWAQGGIAAALGPEDTPAEHELDTLVAGAGACDPEAVRALVTEGPAAVHELIALGAQFDRDPAGELSLTREGGHHRDRIAHAGGDATGAEIQRALIEAVGRAPEIEIIKRALAVDLLLDGPAGEGGVAGVTLHVMGEGQRDGVGMVRCRAVVLASGGMGQIFSQTTNPVVSTGDGMALALRGGATLRDLEFVQFHPTVMWLGADSVGQQPLISEAVRGEGAFLVDDAGDRFMQGQHELADLAPRDVVAKAIMRRMMETGRPHMWLDARHFGEEKWQRRFPTILATCRSHGVDPVTELIPVAPACHYASGGVRTDLWGRTDVPGLYATGEVACSGVHGANRLASNSLLEGLVFSRRIAAVLPGELRPWSEPATDERTDGLVPGSVRRGLQDAMTTRVGVLRNAEGLAGVTDYLDDLAATPADLVDLDAWETTNLLTIASAVADAATVREETRGSHWREDFPERDDATWAGHLDVRMRDGATSVVFAPAPPSDGSSDGADGGSSEVLP
- the panD gene encoding aspartate 1-decarboxylase; the protein is MLRTMMKSKIHRATVTQADLHYVGSVTVDEDLLDAADLLAGELVHIVDIDNGARLETYTIAGERGSGVIGINGAAARLVHPGDLVILIGYAQMTTEEAKELKPHVVFVDSDNKIMATGFDPAETFDGDGLVRGDVTARR
- the panC gene encoding pantoate--beta-alanine ligase yields the protein MSAPVVVTTRAELAAALAPARRAGHRVGFVPTMGALHDGHAALLREARSLVGDGAVVASIFVNPTQFGEAADLEQYPRTLEADVKVCEREGVDVVFAPDVAEMYPHGTGDDDAVMVRPGPLAKVLEGRSRKGHYRGVLTVVAKLFGLVRPDVAVFGQKDYQQLVMIRRMVEDLCMGVDVVGAETVREPDGLALSSRNVHLDEDQRRQATALSRTLYAAVENAVYGLGPALDEARAVLRESDGVDLDYLEVTTPDLDPLPDDPAPGTEARILIAARVGTTRLIDNLPLTIGRID